The DNA segment AAAAAAACCGCCTTCAAGATCACCCGCATGGGCCAGCTGATCGGCAACGAAGCGAGCCGGGAATTAGGGGTTCCCTTCGGGATCGTGGATCTTTCTCTGGCGCCGACCCCCGCCGTGGGAGATTCCGTGGCCCACATCATCGAGGAAATCGGGATCGAGAGCTGCGGCGGCTACGGCACGACGGCGGCCCTAGCAATTTTGAACGACGCGGTCAAAAAAGGCGGCGTCATGGCTTCTTCACGGGTGGGCGGCCTTTCGGGGGCCTTCATCCCCGTGTCGGAAGACGCCGGCATGGTGGCCGCCGTGGAAAGGGGCTCTCTTTCCGTCGAAAAACTGGAGGCCATGACAGCGGTCTGCTCCGTGGGCCTCGACATGATCGTCGTGCCCGGGGATACGACGCCCGACATCATCGCGGGCATGATCGCCGACGAGGCGGCCATCGGCATGGTAAACGGCAAGACGACGGCGGTCCGGATCATTCCCGCCGTGGGAAAAGGCGACGGCGAAGGGGTGCGCTTCGGCGGGCTTTTCGGCTACGGACCCGTCATGAAGATCAACCGCTTTTCTCCGGCCAAATTCATCGCCCGGGGCGGGCAGATCCCCGCGCCGATCCAGAGCCTCAAAAATTAAGGGGGAGATATGAGCCCGCTGGCCATTGTGATTCTGATTGTGATTATCCTCCCCATGGCGGTCGTATGCGCCATGATGAGTTTTTACGTCAAAAAAGGGCCGCGCTCCAGAGGAAAAGCCTGCAGCGCCTGCCCGCATTATTGCGGGTTCGGTCTCGGTTGCGACGGAAAACCGCGCAAGAAGAAACAGATTAGCTCAGCGAAGAGCGAGACACAAGGGACGCCGTAGGGGATGATGGCGATCGGCCCGTCAGTCCTCGACCCCTCAGCCGAGCGATGCCATGAACAAGTCAGATGGTCGCAGCCCTTAGCCCTCGACCCCTCAGCCGCCTAAAACCCCACAACCCCGGCGGCAGAGCCGCCACCCCCTTCGGAGAAGGGGGCTGAAAACAACCTTACAAGTCAGTCTCACATTTGAGCGAGAAACACGCTTCCCCCAAGAATCTGCGCTTCGGCGCAGATTCTTTTCAAAAAGAGACAGTGTTCTTAATCGGTATGTAAGCCGTATATAGACTCAATCAATACGAAAATGGTTTCGGCGTCAGCCAAAGCCAAATCCATATCAGATTCCAAAATGTCAATCTCCTCGGGATAACGCGCTGCAACAGCGTATTTGGTCAGTCGCATTGCTTCATCAGCAAGATCAAGAACGCATTTATTATACGTCTCGCAAAGTGCCAGCAAATAAGCAAGGTCATGGGTTTTAGGTATCGTCTCTTCATAATAGGCAAGAACGGACTTGAATGCTTTTTCAGCTGTTTGCTGGCAATGATAGCAAATGATTTCCATGGGTACGGGGCGCATAGTCAATCCATGCTTGGCGAACGACAAATCATCTCTTGCAAATTTCATCCATAATTTTGCAGTTTCCAAATCAGGCATGCAGGATCACTCCCTCATTTTTTATTGTCCAGGCAAGCATGGAGCGCTTTTGTGCTTTTTTTTCAAATTCCTCTTCCAGATAAACAAGAATATCCACGGGCTTCTTTGTTTCACCATTCACAGCCTTCCGCAAGATATCCATCATGATCAATTTGCGCTCAGGAAACGACGGAGCGATTACGGCAAGATCGATGTCGCTCCATTGGCTTTGTTGTTCGCGAGCATAAGAGCCGAACAGAATGATTTTTGAATTCGGTAAAATGCTTGTAATGGCTTTCGTAATATTTTTCAATTCATGATCTTTGTCCATGCAGAAGCCCCCCTTCTCTTTTTTTCATTATACCTTAACTTATTTGTTTTGTCTACAAAATAATTCATATGCGCAACCAATGGTAGCTTTGCTACCGCCTCTTTCGGAGAATGGGCCGACAAAGAGGTCGAGGCAAGCGGACCGACAAGCCCCATTACCCCCAAGAATCTGCGCTTCGGCGCAGATTCTTTTCAAAAAAAGACAAAAATTCCTTAGAGTCTCCCCTTCGCAAGGGGAAATTCGCGGCTTCTTACGTTTGCAAGGACGTAGTCCGCGGCAAATGTTAGAAGACCGCGATGTCTCGGCGGCAGCAAGCG comes from the Fusobacteriaceae bacterium genome and includes:
- a CDS encoding nucleotidyltransferase domain-containing protein; this translates as MDKDHELKNITKAITSILPNSKIILFGSYAREQQSQWSDIDLAVIAPSFPERKLIMMDILRKAVNGETKKPVDILVYLEEEFEKKAQKRSMLAWTIKNEGVILHA
- a CDS encoding HEPN domain-containing protein, coding for MPDLETAKLWMKFARDDLSFAKHGLTMRPVPMEIICYHCQQTAEKAFKSVLAYYEETIPKTHDLAYLLALCETYNKCVLDLADEAMRLTKYAVAARYPEEIDILESDMDLALADAETIFVLIESIYGLHTD